A portion of the Cryptomeria japonica chromosome 5, Sugi_1.0, whole genome shotgun sequence genome contains these proteins:
- the LOC131051247 gene encoding late embryogenesis abundant protein At5g17165 codes for MMKVWMQGSLTRVAGMVGWFKETCRTLPNSGPASLGFRKFVCESSYGKNKDQIGSVDKVPDDAIQLDSKKWWMPHPQTGVFGPQDNEGVANGDSQHTQNMDGSSVLDQQAWFRPSEDVQKQPLN; via the exons ATGATGAAGGTGTGGATGCAGGGAAGCCTTACTAGAGTTGCTGGAATGGTCGGCTGGTTCAAGGAGACCTGCAGGACTCTTCCAAATTCTGGACCTGCTTCATTAGGTTTCAG GAAATTTGTGTGCGAGTCTAGCTATGGGAAAAATAAAGATCAAATTGGCAGTGTGGATAAAGTACCCGATGATGCAATTCAGCTTGATTCAAAGAAATGGTGGATGCCACATCCACAAACAGGTGTGTTTGGTCCCCAAGACAATGAAGGTGTAGCAAATGGGGATTCTCAACACACTCAAAATATGGATGGCTCATCTGTCCTTGACCAACAGGCCTGGTTCAGGCCCTCTGAAGATGTACAGAAACAGCCTTTAAATTAG